From a single Miscanthus floridulus cultivar M001 chromosome 8, ASM1932011v1, whole genome shotgun sequence genomic region:
- the LOC136477259 gene encoding mitogen-activated protein kinase kinase 3 isoform X2 has product MAGLEELKKKLQPLLFDDPDRGGASTRVPLPEETCDSYAISDGGTVNLLSRSLGEYNINEHGFHKRSAGPDESDSDEKGYRCASHEMHIFDPIGNGASSVVERAIFIPVHRILALKKINIFEKEKRQQILNEMRTLCEACCYPGLVEFQGAFYMPDSGQISIALEYMDGGSLADIIRVKKSIPEPVLSHMLQKVLLGLRYLHEVRHLVHRDIKPANLLVNLKGEAKITDFGVSTGLDNTMAMCATFVGTVAYMSPGRIRNENYSYAADIWSLGLTILECATGKFPYDVNEGPANLMLQILDDPSPTPPLDAYSSEFCSFINDCLQKDADARPMCEQLLSHPFIKRYAGTEVDLAAYVKSVVDPTERLKQIAEMLAIHYYLLFNGSDGIWHHMKTFYMEQSTFSFSGKVYVGQNDIFDSLSNIRKKLKGDRPREKIVHVVEKLHCRANGETGVAIRVSGSFIVGNQFLVCGDGIKAEGMPSMDELSIDIPSKRVGQFREQFIMQPGNLMSCYYISKQDLYIIQS; this is encoded by the exons ATGGCAGGGCtggaggagttgaagaagaagcTACAACCCTTGCTCTTCGATGACCCGGACAGAGGTGGCGCCAGTACCAGGGTGCCCTTACCAGAAGAAACTTGCGATTCCTACGCA ATTTCTGATGGTGGGACTGTTAATTTACTTAGTAGATCCTTGGGTGAGTATAACATCAATGAGCATGGCTTTCATAAACGAAGTGCTGGGCCAGACGAGTCAGATTCTGATGAGAAGGGGTACCGTtgtgcctctcatgagatgcacatATTTGATCCCATCGGTAATGGTGCAAGTAGTGTAGTGGAGAGAGCTATATTTATTCCAGTTCATCGAATCTTGGCCTTGAAGAAGATAAACATATTCGAGAAG GAGAAGAGGCAACAAATTCTCAATGAGATGAGAACATTATGTGAAGCATGTTGTTATCCTGGTTTAGTTGAATTCCAGGGTGCATTTTACATGCCTGATTCTGGACAAATAAGCATTGCTCTTGAATACATGGATGGTGGTTCCTTGGCAGATATTATAAGGGTCAAGAAGTCTATACCAGAACCAGTTCTTTCACATATGCTACAGAAAGTATTGCTT GGTCTGCGATACTTGCATGAAGTAAGGCATCTAGTGCATAGAGATATAAAGCCAGCAAATTTGCTGGTAAATCTTAAGGGCGAGGCGAAAATTACAGATTTTGGTGTGAGTACTGGTTTGGACAATACAATGGCTATG TGTGCTACCTTTGTAGGCACGGTCGCATATATGTCACCTGGGAGAATTCGTAATGAGAACTACTCTTATGCTGCTGATATTTGGAGTCTTGGACTAACAATATTGGAATGTGCTACTGGAAAATTCCCATATGACGTAAATGAAGGCCCTGCAAATCTCATGTTGCAG ATACTTGATGATCCATCACCAACACCACCATTAGATGCTTATTCATCAGAATTCTGCTCATTCATCAATGATTGCTTGCAGAAAGATGCTGATGCAAGGCCCATGTGTGAGCAG CTTCTGTCACACCCATTCATCAAGAGGTATGCAGGAACCGAGGTGGATTTGGCAGCATATGTCAAAAGTGTTGTTGATCCAACAGAAAGATTAAAGCAAATAGCTGAG ATGCTTGCTATACATTACTACCTCTTGTTTAATGGATCTGATGGGATTTGGCATCATATGAAGACATTCTACATGGAACAATCTACATTCAG TTTCTCAGGGAAGGTGTATGTTGGCCAAAATGACATTTTTGATAGTTTGTCAAATATAAGGAAGAAGCTAAAAGGTGATAGGCCCCGAGAGAAAATTGTTCATGTTGTCGAGAAGCTACATTGTCGTGCGAATGGTGAAACTGGAGTTGCAATTCGTGTATCTGGATCATTCATTGTGGGAAACCAATTTCTTGTATGTGGCGATGGGATAAAAGCTGAAGGGATGCCCAGCATGGATGAGCTCTCTATTGACATTCCAAGCAAACGTGTAGGTCAGTTCAGAGAGCAGTTTATCATGCAACCGGGGAATTTAATGTCATGCTATTACATATCAAAGCAAGATCTGTACATTATCCAATCCTGA
- the LOC136477259 gene encoding mitogen-activated protein kinase kinase 3 isoform X3 — MSFPSLLISLSHSSYPVIQTAPPGTATQQQGPWPQRTWMAGLEELKKKLQPLLFDDPDRGGASTRVPLPEETCDSYAISDGGTVNLLSRSLGEYNINEHGFHKRSAGPDESDSDEKGYRCASHEMHIFDPIGNGASSVVERAIFIPVHRILALKKINIFEKEKRQQILNEMRTLCEACCYPGLVEFQGAFYMPDSGQISIALEYMDGGSLADIIRVKKSIPEPVLSHMLQKVLLCATFVGTVAYMSPGRIRNENYSYAADIWSLGLTILECATGKFPYDVNEGPANLMLQILDDPSPTPPLDAYSSEFCSFINDCLQKDADARPMCEQLLSHPFIKRYAGTEVDLAAYVKSVVDPTERLKQIAEMLAIHYYLLFNGSDGIWHHMKTFYMEQSTFSFSGKVYVGQNDIFDSLSNIRKKLKGDRPREKIVHVVEKLHCRANGETGVAIRVSGSFIVGNQFLVCGDGIKAEGMPSMDELSIDIPSKRVGQFREQFIMQPGNLMSCYYISKQDLYIIQS, encoded by the exons ATGAGCTTTCCATCCCTCCTCATTTCCCTATCCCACTCCTCATATCCCGTTATCCAAACAGCACCTCCGGGTACTGCAACCCAGCAGCAGGGGCCCTGGCCTCAGCGCACCTGGATGGCAGGGCtggaggagttgaagaagaagcTACAACCCTTGCTCTTCGATGACCCGGACAGAGGTGGCGCCAGTACCAGGGTGCCCTTACCAGAAGAAACTTGCGATTCCTACGCA ATTTCTGATGGTGGGACTGTTAATTTACTTAGTAGATCCTTGGGTGAGTATAACATCAATGAGCATGGCTTTCATAAACGAAGTGCTGGGCCAGACGAGTCAGATTCTGATGAGAAGGGGTACCGTtgtgcctctcatgagatgcacatATTTGATCCCATCGGTAATGGTGCAAGTAGTGTAGTGGAGAGAGCTATATTTATTCCAGTTCATCGAATCTTGGCCTTGAAGAAGATAAACATATTCGAGAAG GAGAAGAGGCAACAAATTCTCAATGAGATGAGAACATTATGTGAAGCATGTTGTTATCCTGGTTTAGTTGAATTCCAGGGTGCATTTTACATGCCTGATTCTGGACAAATAAGCATTGCTCTTGAATACATGGATGGTGGTTCCTTGGCAGATATTATAAGGGTCAAGAAGTCTATACCAGAACCAGTTCTTTCACATATGCTACAGAAAGTATTGCTT TGTGCTACCTTTGTAGGCACGGTCGCATATATGTCACCTGGGAGAATTCGTAATGAGAACTACTCTTATGCTGCTGATATTTGGAGTCTTGGACTAACAATATTGGAATGTGCTACTGGAAAATTCCCATATGACGTAAATGAAGGCCCTGCAAATCTCATGTTGCAG ATACTTGATGATCCATCACCAACACCACCATTAGATGCTTATTCATCAGAATTCTGCTCATTCATCAATGATTGCTTGCAGAAAGATGCTGATGCAAGGCCCATGTGTGAGCAG CTTCTGTCACACCCATTCATCAAGAGGTATGCAGGAACCGAGGTGGATTTGGCAGCATATGTCAAAAGTGTTGTTGATCCAACAGAAAGATTAAAGCAAATAGCTGAG ATGCTTGCTATACATTACTACCTCTTGTTTAATGGATCTGATGGGATTTGGCATCATATGAAGACATTCTACATGGAACAATCTACATTCAG TTTCTCAGGGAAGGTGTATGTTGGCCAAAATGACATTTTTGATAGTTTGTCAAATATAAGGAAGAAGCTAAAAGGTGATAGGCCCCGAGAGAAAATTGTTCATGTTGTCGAGAAGCTACATTGTCGTGCGAATGGTGAAACTGGAGTTGCAATTCGTGTATCTGGATCATTCATTGTGGGAAACCAATTTCTTGTATGTGGCGATGGGATAAAAGCTGAAGGGATGCCCAGCATGGATGAGCTCTCTATTGACATTCCAAGCAAACGTGTAGGTCAGTTCAGAGAGCAGTTTATCATGCAACCGGGGAATTTAATGTCATGCTATTACATATCAAAGCAAGATCTGTACATTATCCAATCCTGA
- the LOC136477259 gene encoding mitogen-activated protein kinase kinase 3 isoform X1 — protein MSFPSLLISLSHSSYPVIQTAPPGTATQQQGPWPQRTWMAGLEELKKKLQPLLFDDPDRGGASTRVPLPEETCDSYAISDGGTVNLLSRSLGEYNINEHGFHKRSAGPDESDSDEKGYRCASHEMHIFDPIGNGASSVVERAIFIPVHRILALKKINIFEKEKRQQILNEMRTLCEACCYPGLVEFQGAFYMPDSGQISIALEYMDGGSLADIIRVKKSIPEPVLSHMLQKVLLGLRYLHEVRHLVHRDIKPANLLVNLKGEAKITDFGVSTGLDNTMAMCATFVGTVAYMSPGRIRNENYSYAADIWSLGLTILECATGKFPYDVNEGPANLMLQILDDPSPTPPLDAYSSEFCSFINDCLQKDADARPMCEQLLSHPFIKRYAGTEVDLAAYVKSVVDPTERLKQIAEMLAIHYYLLFNGSDGIWHHMKTFYMEQSTFSFSGKVYVGQNDIFDSLSNIRKKLKGDRPREKIVHVVEKLHCRANGETGVAIRVSGSFIVGNQFLVCGDGIKAEGMPSMDELSIDIPSKRVGQFREQFIMQPGNLMSCYYISKQDLYIIQS, from the exons ATGAGCTTTCCATCCCTCCTCATTTCCCTATCCCACTCCTCATATCCCGTTATCCAAACAGCACCTCCGGGTACTGCAACCCAGCAGCAGGGGCCCTGGCCTCAGCGCACCTGGATGGCAGGGCtggaggagttgaagaagaagcTACAACCCTTGCTCTTCGATGACCCGGACAGAGGTGGCGCCAGTACCAGGGTGCCCTTACCAGAAGAAACTTGCGATTCCTACGCA ATTTCTGATGGTGGGACTGTTAATTTACTTAGTAGATCCTTGGGTGAGTATAACATCAATGAGCATGGCTTTCATAAACGAAGTGCTGGGCCAGACGAGTCAGATTCTGATGAGAAGGGGTACCGTtgtgcctctcatgagatgcacatATTTGATCCCATCGGTAATGGTGCAAGTAGTGTAGTGGAGAGAGCTATATTTATTCCAGTTCATCGAATCTTGGCCTTGAAGAAGATAAACATATTCGAGAAG GAGAAGAGGCAACAAATTCTCAATGAGATGAGAACATTATGTGAAGCATGTTGTTATCCTGGTTTAGTTGAATTCCAGGGTGCATTTTACATGCCTGATTCTGGACAAATAAGCATTGCTCTTGAATACATGGATGGTGGTTCCTTGGCAGATATTATAAGGGTCAAGAAGTCTATACCAGAACCAGTTCTTTCACATATGCTACAGAAAGTATTGCTT GGTCTGCGATACTTGCATGAAGTAAGGCATCTAGTGCATAGAGATATAAAGCCAGCAAATTTGCTGGTAAATCTTAAGGGCGAGGCGAAAATTACAGATTTTGGTGTGAGTACTGGTTTGGACAATACAATGGCTATG TGTGCTACCTTTGTAGGCACGGTCGCATATATGTCACCTGGGAGAATTCGTAATGAGAACTACTCTTATGCTGCTGATATTTGGAGTCTTGGACTAACAATATTGGAATGTGCTACTGGAAAATTCCCATATGACGTAAATGAAGGCCCTGCAAATCTCATGTTGCAG ATACTTGATGATCCATCACCAACACCACCATTAGATGCTTATTCATCAGAATTCTGCTCATTCATCAATGATTGCTTGCAGAAAGATGCTGATGCAAGGCCCATGTGTGAGCAG CTTCTGTCACACCCATTCATCAAGAGGTATGCAGGAACCGAGGTGGATTTGGCAGCATATGTCAAAAGTGTTGTTGATCCAACAGAAAGATTAAAGCAAATAGCTGAG ATGCTTGCTATACATTACTACCTCTTGTTTAATGGATCTGATGGGATTTGGCATCATATGAAGACATTCTACATGGAACAATCTACATTCAG TTTCTCAGGGAAGGTGTATGTTGGCCAAAATGACATTTTTGATAGTTTGTCAAATATAAGGAAGAAGCTAAAAGGTGATAGGCCCCGAGAGAAAATTGTTCATGTTGTCGAGAAGCTACATTGTCGTGCGAATGGTGAAACTGGAGTTGCAATTCGTGTATCTGGATCATTCATTGTGGGAAACCAATTTCTTGTATGTGGCGATGGGATAAAAGCTGAAGGGATGCCCAGCATGGATGAGCTCTCTATTGACATTCCAAGCAAACGTGTAGGTCAGTTCAGAGAGCAGTTTATCATGCAACCGGGGAATTTAATGTCATGCTATTACATATCAAAGCAAGATCTGTACATTATCCAATCCTGA
- the LOC136477261 gene encoding uncharacterized protein translates to MLTKKGRVTERFLGIVHVQDTTSSTLKDAIVSLLMEHKLTLSKCRGQGYDGASNMKGEINGLKTKIMDESPSAYYIHCFAHQLQLTLVAVAKQNDDCVAFFYCVTNILNVVGISCRKHHMLREAQAQEVLEALEQGEIETGQGLNQEMCLGRPGDTRWGTHYKTISRIIAMYPTLRKVLGKISKDKSQSERIKAQNCLTVIESFDFIFVAHLLLTIFGYTDELCKALQKRDQDIINAIEFVEMTKFHLQVLREDNEWETFLKDVTSFCVKHRVKVPDMDGFYVPVGRPKRYFVKVKNLHRFHVEMFLSVIDMQLQELNSRFGEVNTELLVCMAALNPANSFAAFDKDKLMKLAKFYPQDFTSTDLVQLSSQLNMFIVDVRNDTRFQQVKNLNELSIKLVETKKHDRFKQVYLLLKLVLILPVATASVERVFSGMNYVKTKLRNKMGDQYLNDCLVTFIERDFFRRVSNENIIKRFQAMAERRVKL, encoded by the exons ATGTTGACAAAAAAAGGAAGGGTTACAGAAAGATTCCTTGGTATTGTTCATGTTCAGGATACTACTTCTTCAACACTAAAAGATGCAATAGTGTCTCTTCTTATGGAGCACAAATTGACATTATCTAAATGTCGTGGTCAAGGATATGATGGAGCTAGTAACATGAAGGGGGAAATCAATGGGCTGAAAACAAAAATCATGGACGAATCTCCTTCAGCATACTATATTCATTGCTTTGCGCACCAACTCCAATTGACTCTTGTTGCTGTTGCCAAACAAAATGATGACTGTGTCGCATTTTTTTATTGTGTCACAAATATTTTGAATGTTGTTGGGATTTCTTGTAGAAAGCATCACATGCTTAGAGAAGCCCAGGCACAGGAGGTTTTGGAAGCTTTAGAACAGGGTGAAATTGAAACAGGACAAGGTTTAAATCAAGAGATGTGTCTGGGTAGGCCAGGAGATACTCGATGGGGAACTCACTACAAGACTATTTCTCGTATTATTGCTATGTATCCCACACTCCGGAAAGTTCTTGGGAAGatctcaaaagataaatctcaatCTGAGCGTATAAAAGCTCAAAATTGCTTGACAGTAATTGAGTCATTTGACTTTATATTCGTGGCACACTTATTGCTGACCATATTTGGATATACTGATGAGTTATGCAAGGCTTTGCAAAAAAGGGATCAAGACATTATTAATGCTATTGAATTTGTTGAGATGACTAAGTTCCATTTGCAAGTGTTGCGAGAGGACAATGAATGGGAAACCTTTCTGAAGGATGTCACATCTTTTTGTGTTAAACATCGAGTCAAGGTTCCTGATATGGATGGTTTTTATGTGCCTGTGGGGAGACCAAAACGTTACTTTGTGAAAGTAAAGAATCTTCATCGGTTCCATGTTGAAATGTTTCTAAGTGTCATTGATATGCAACTCCAAGAGCTCAATAGCAG GTTTGGTGAAGTTAATACAGAGCTTCTTgtttgcatggctgctctaaatCCAGCTAATTCATTTGCTGCTTTTGATAAAGATAAACTTATGAAACTTGCAAAGTTTTATCCTCAAGATTTTACAAGTACAGATTTGGTCCAACTTTCTTCGCAGCTTAATATGTTTATTGTTGATGTGCGAAACGACACAAGGTTTCAACAAGTGAAGAATCTTAATGAGCTATCTATCAAACTAGTTGAGACAAAGAAGCATGATCGCTTTAAACAGGTTTATTTATTGCTGAAATTGGTCCTCATCCTTCCCGTAGCTACTGCAAGTGTTGAGAGAGTCTTTTCAGGAATGAACTATGTGAAGACCAAGCTTCGGAATAAGATGGGTGATCAATACTTAAATGATTGTTTGGTCACATTTATTGAGCGTGACTTTTTTCGACGTGTAAGCAATGAAAATATCATTAAACGCTTTCaagccatggcggaacggcgtgTGAAGCTTTAG